In Mugil cephalus isolate CIBA_MC_2020 chromosome 20, CIBA_Mcephalus_1.1, whole genome shotgun sequence, the following are encoded in one genomic region:
- the trim35-12 gene encoding E3 ubiquitin-protein ligase TRIM35 — translation MALRPRASSQPGKLSFFQNTKTTSSLRPRAVSSRSSSMLEEELSCPVCCEIFKEPVVLKCSHSFCRACLQQFWNKKKARRECPICRRKCSLTEPTVSLALKNVSDTFLKEQERRTAAAGAGASCKAEEAVIVEEKCITHGEILKLFCLDDLEVLCCVCHTSKKHQGHRVCPLEEGAQDLKAELKNELVPLKKNLRRLYEAKQECDDTTVHIKNQTLATERQIRQEFEQLREFLQKEEEARLATLRQEDEEKKELVKRKSDSITRDILTLSHAVIAIENEIASSDALFLQNYNNTKKRAQIPQKDPEKVSGALINVPKHVSSLKYHVWEKMVELVQYTPITLDPNTAYSWLSLSADLTSVANSGSLKTLPDNPERFGHFVFVLGSEGFTSGRHAWEVEVGDKVDWMLGVVKASIDRKGRISGCPEGGFWMISHYEGEYSAMTRPSTPLLLEGELTRVRVQLDYDSGEVIFSNPVNMTPIYTFTDFFTEKMYPFFCPGANINGNNPKPLQICPVKVAVWNSATW, via the exons ATGGCACTGCGCCCGCGAGCGTCCTCTCAGCCTGGAAAACTTTCCTTCTTCCAGAATACCAAGACGACTTCGTCCCTTCGGCCGCGGGCTGTTTCCTCGCGGTCAAGCTCCATGCTGGAAGAGGAGCTGTCTTGTCCGGTGTGTTGCGAGATCTTCAAGGAACCCGTGGTTCTCAAGTGCAGCCACAGCTTCTGCCGGGCCTGTCTTCAGCAGTTCTGGAACAAGAAAAAGGCCAGGCGCGAGTGTCCCATCTGCAGGAGGAAGTGCTCCCTGACGGAGCCCACGGTCAGCCTGGCCTTAAAGAACGTGTCCGACACATTCCTGAAGGAGCAGGAGCGCAGGACTGCCGCAGCAGGGGCCGGGGCCAGCTGCAAAGCGGAGGAGGCGGTGATAGTGGAGGAGAAGTGCATCACACACGGGGAAATTCTCAAGCTCTTCTGTCTGGATGACTTGGAAgtcctgtgctgtgtgtgtcacACCTCAAAGAAACACCAAGGACACAGAGTGTGTCCACTGGAAGAAGGAGCTCAGGATCTCAAG GCAGAGCTAAAGAACGAGCTGGTCCCTCTGAAGAAAAACCTGCGTCGCCTGTATGAAGCCAAACAGGAGTGTGATGACACAACGGTGCACATCAAG AACCAGACTCTGGCTACGGAGAGGCAGATCAGGCAGGAGTTTGAGCAGCTCAGAGAGTTCctccagaaggaggaggaagcgcGACTGGCCACACTGCggcaggaggacgaggagaagaaagagctgGTGAAGAGGAAGTCTGACAGCATCACCAGAGACATCCTCACCCTCTCCCATGCCGTCATTGCCATCGAGAACGAGATCGCATCCAGCGACGCCCTTTTCCTCCAG AATtataacaacacaaagaaaag AGCTCAGATCCCACAGAAGGATCCAGAAAAAGTGTCAGGCGCGCTGATAAATGTGCCCAAGCATGTCAGTTCCCTCAAGTACCACGTGTGGGAGAAGATGGTGGAGCTTGTTCAGTACA CGCCGATCACCCTGGACCCTAACACTGCCTACTCCTGGTTGTCCCTCTCTGCTGACCTGACCAGCGTGGCCAACAGTGGATCCCTGAAGACGCTCCCGGACAATCCCGAACGTTTCGGCCACTTCGTCTTCGTGCTGGGCTCAGAGGGCTTCACTTCAGGACGTCACGCCTGGGAGGTGGAAGTGGGCGACAAGGTGGACTGGATGCTGGGGGTGGTCAAAGCGTCCATTGACAGGAAAGGCCGTATTTCGGGCTGTCCCGAGGGCGGCTTCTGGATGATCTCGCACTACGAGGGCGAGTACTCGGCCATGACGAGGCCCAGCACCCCGCTGCTGCTGGAGGGGGAGTTGACTCGGGTCAGGGTGCAGCTGGACTATGACTCCGGAGAGGTGATCTTCTCCAACCCTGTCAACATGACGCCCATCTACACATTTACTGACTTCTTCACCGAGAAGATGTACCCTTTCTTCTGCCCTGGAGCCAACATCAACGGGAACAACCCCAAGCCTCTTCAGATCTGTCCTGTGAAGGTGGCTGTGTGGAACAGCGCCACGTGGTGA
- the gipc1 gene encoding PDZ domain-containing protein GIPC1 → MPLGLGRRKKASPLVENEEAEPIRAGLNVAGMEGLDGGVVGLGEGAASEGLPPPPNSMRPRLIFHTQLAHGSPTGRIEGFSNVRELYAKIGEAFGIPPSEVMFCTLNTHKVDMDKLLGGQIGLEDFIFAHIKGQRKEIDVFKGEDALGLTITDNGAGYAFIKRIREGSVIHQIQVINVGDMIESINGHRLIGCRHYEVAKMLKELPKGKEFTIKLVEPLKAFDMISQRSGGSKSASGVQLGTGRGTLRLRSKGPATVEELPSAFEEKAIEKVDDLLESYMGIRDSELAATMVELGKDKKNPDEFAEALDETLGDFAFPDEFVFDVWGAIGDAKVGRV, encoded by the exons ATGCCTCTGGGActgggaaggaggaagaaggcgTCCCCGTTAGTTGAGAATGAGGAAGCCGAGCCCATCCGTGCGGGCCTCAATGTGGCAGGTATGGAAGGCCTTGATGGAGGTGTGGTCGGGTTGGGCGAAGGGGCCGCCTCTGAAGGTCTGCCTCCCCCTCCTAACAGCATGCGACCTCGCCTCATATTCCACACGCAGCTCGCTCACGGTAGCCCCACAGGCCGCATCGAAGGCTTCAGTAATGTGCGGGAGCTCTACGCTAAGATTGGCGAGGCCTTTGGGATACCACCATCTGAG GTCATGTTTTGCACACTGAACACTCACAAGGTGGACATGGATAAACTGCTGGGAGGTCAGATTGGTCTGGAAGACTTTATATTTGCACACATTAAAGGCCAACGTAAGGAAATAGACGTGTTCAAAGGGGAAGATGCACTGGGATTGACCATCACTGATAATGGAGCGGGCTACGCTTTCATCAAG agGATCCGGGAGGGCAGCGTCATCCACCAGATCCAGGTTATCAACGTGGGAGATATGATTGAGTCAATAAACGGCCATCGCCTTATTGGCTGTCGACACTATGAGGTGGCCAAGATGCTGAAGGAGCTTCCCAAAGGGAAAGAGTTCACTATCAAGCTGGTGGAGCCTCTCAAAGCCTTTG ATATGATCAGCCAGCGGTCTGGAGGGTCCAAGTCGGCATCGGGGGTTCAGCTGGGGACGGGTAGAGGAACTCTCCGGCTGCGGTCTAAAGGTCCTGCCACTGTGGAGGAGCTG CCTTCAGCATTCGAGGAAAAGGCCATCGAAAAAGTGGATGACCTGCTTGAGAGCTACATGGGCATCAGAGACAGTGAGCTGG CTGCTACCATGGTGGAGctgggaaaagacaaaaagaacccAGATGAGTTTGCAGAGGCACTAGATGAAACCCTGGGAGACTTCGCTTTCCCCGATGAGTTTGTTTTCGACGTCTGGGGTGCCATCGGCGACGCCAAGGTTGGCCGAGTGTAA